CGCGCCATGACGgctcagagcagagaggagccatgtgtgtgtgtggctttgatCTACTTCAGGATGCAATGTCTGCCCTCTGCGGTCcaaaagtgtgtgcgtgcaccgcaaagtgcattttgtttatttgagcAAGTATGCTAGTGTGTGTTTAAGTCATTCTTGTGAGCccgcagtgtgtgttttgtctgagtgtgtgtgtgtgtgtgtgtgtgtgtgtgtgtgtgtgtgtgtgtgtgtgtttgtgtgtgtgtgtgtgtgtgtgtgtgtgatgtgagtCTAAAGGGCCTGGCGTCAGGACTGAACCGCGGTGGCGGCGTGGATCTCGTGCGAGGCCGGCCCGGCGGTCGGTCGGACGGACGGACGGTACGGCGGTGGAATGTTTGTGGAGGGTGCATgcgtgcacatacacacacacacttagacaaCATACcaacatagacacacacacacacacacacaggatggcTGCCACTATTGTAGCCTCTGAGCGGAGGAGCCAGAGGCACCACCACAGCTTCCAGGAAGGACAACCGCAGTCACACTGCATGGGTTTCCCACGGGGGAGGAGAGGGtccaggaggaagagaggaaagaggggagGGAATGATAAAGAAAGACGGAGGgaagtgtgcgcgtgtgtttgtttgtgtgtgtgccagggCGTGCAAAGCTGAAAAAGAGTTAGAGATGCTGTGAGGAGGCAGTAAAATCAGGAAGTGAGagatatttagatatatatataaaatctaaaGGTCTCATCCGCGTTGCCAGTCAACGTGGACGAAAGGGCCGCaggtggcggccatcttggtgaGGGCAGCTCGCTCactcataacattgtgttggtagtgaaacaggtactttttaaataaccataacttaaataaaattttcaaccgattttgtttggtttgttatgaacgtcagagatgtagttttGACACTTGAGCaagatattattatttaaagtacatgtaCCACCACCAACACAATGTTACGAGTGAGCGAGCTGCtgctaccaagatggccgccatgtgcagaCGTTCTATACTCCGCCGTCAGACATCTAGactttatatactgtatatatgtatttctcTTCTGCAGTCGTGGGGCATTTTCTCATTGTATTGGTGTTACGGCATGCAGATTTACTGCTTTGGTTCTCACCGCTCAGTTTTCAGGGACAGACCAGTTCTGACAAACATTGTACCACCGTACACAAAACTATTTGTAAATCCACAATTGtgttatgattttttttttcaaacagtaAGATGTTAATAATCAACTTTCACAAGCAGGTTAGGCTAAATGCTCCGCTAAGCTTATTACCTGCTGGCTTTAGCTCTGCGCTTGGTTGTGAGAGTGGTGATTAAGACATTGTCAACCGAGAACAAGGCATTATTGTCTCTAAAACTCCCTTTCCTCATTATTTGGGAGACATCATAATCGATGGGATTCGTTTTGAATATTATTTCACATAATGTCAATACACAAATTGAACAGTGAGAAACTATGTTACCCTCCTTTGACTAATGGCTGTTTTCAATTAAAAGAacgttttaattcatttcatgcAGCAGTAGTTTGGAGTTTGTTAATATGGTGCATTTTCTGTGTCATGAAACATGTTGTCTGTGCACTatgatgtaaaaacacaaacatttgtttctATCATTAGTCACCCAAATACTAAAACTGTAATTATTTGATAGGGCATTGCTCCTAAGAgcaaagagtaaaaaaataattaaaaaaagataattcaggctaaaataaaaaatgatgttcttcatgttttattgctcttgttaacacacaaaaagaatcaCGTACAGCTTGAAACGTAGTCAACTGAATTAAGCAACAGTGTATCTGGGGCACTTTACACGCAGTTCCTCAGTTGGAAGCCTGATACAATATTGGCCCTTTTAGTGACTCTTAGAGGAGCAGGCATGGTGATGGCACGCTTGAGGTAGCAATAGCTCCTAGAACACAAGATCAACAATAGCATCTATAAAATGTACTGAATCGTTGGgacaactttatttaaaaaatggaattTATTTGTGTTAATGCAGGTTTGCATGTATGCATCAAAGTTAATGTACCTGAAATAGGTGTAGAACTGGCAATTAGGATCCTCATTACAGGTCCTCTGACAAGAGGCTGCATCATCCGTCAGTTCATTGCGAATGTCACTATCTCGGAAATCGACTCCTTCAAGAGCAACGTTAACCCAGCCTGGAAGCAGAGAGGAacatatgaggggccgtttaggacttaactactgagacactctcacacacactactgagacactctcacacacactattgagacactctcacacacactattgagacactctcatacacactattgagacactctcatacacactattgagacactctcacacacactactgagacactctcatacacactattgagacactcagacagcatctcactatacaacatgagagcatctcactatacaatgtgagagaatctcagtatacagttgtacggtgtgggtgcgtgggggctACAGACAAGGCACAGGACCTCAGGATGGCGGGtttcaaatgcttttatttttgtctctgcCACAATGCGCCGGTATCCCGCTCGCTCGTTCGGGGTCgcacctcctcgctcgccccgcctcactgttattatgggggcgagaggacacacgttaattcaacccagctggttgtcaagtgtttgcacctggcactgttccccgagccactccccctctctctccctctgcagccgagccaaaaccacgcccgccaccacatacccccaccgcccgacttaggccggggagccgtccggcctagcttactcccccccccctccctccagagggcgagagaggaagtccgccacgaccatctgcgtccccggcctatggaccacctggaagttaaaaggctgtagagccagataccaccgagtgatccgggcgttagtatccttcatgtggtggagccattggagcggggcgtggtccgaacagagggtgaatgggcgtcccaggaggtagtagcgcagggagcccaccgcccaccggatggccaggcactccttctccaccgtacTGGCCTCCTTCTCCgatagtttccggctgatgtagaccacggggcggtcgaccccctcgacctcctgggacaaaacggcccccaaccccctgtccgatgcgtcggtctgcaggacaaaagggagagaaaagttaggtgtgtggaggagcggctccccacagagagtctgttttaccttctcaaacccccgctggcactgctccgaccactggaccggatctgatgCACCTTtgcgggtcaggtcggtcaaggggctggtgaggtccgcaaagccggcgatgaaccgcctatagtaacccgccagccccaaaaaccgcctcacctctttttttgtcttggggcgcgggcaggctgcaattacCGCTGTTTTGTCTACCTGAGGACGCACTTGCCcacccccaagtggtaccccagataccgtacctccctccgtccaactgcacacttccccgggttggcggtgagcccggcccgcctcagcgactccagcaccgcgtccacccgccgcacatgctccgcccaggtggtgctgtggataatcacgtcatccaggtacgcggccgcatatgcggcgtgcgggcgcagcaccctgtccatgaggcgctggaatgtggccggggcaccgaacaagccgaagggaagcatggtaaattggtacaacccatacggagtggagaacgctgttttctctctggagtctggcgacaggggaatctgccagtagcccttagttaaatccagtgtcgtaaaaaaaacgtgcagtgcccagccggtccaggagttcgtcgacccggggcattgggtaggcatcgaatcgtgacacgtcgttcaccctgCGGTAAggttaataaggtccagcacccctcttggtgacctgccaaacagaagctcaaagggagaaaatcccgtggaggcctgggggacctcccggactgcaaacaacagaggatcaagccatttgtcccaattacgttcatcgtcgctaataaatttacggatcatggacttcagcgtcctattcatccgctctaccaacccgtcggtctgggggtggtacacgctcgtgcggacagacttaatgcccagtaacccgtaaagttctcccagtgtgcgcgacatgaacgaggtgccctggtctgttagaatctctttcgggattccaacccgggagatgacctgaaacagagcctgcgcgacgctctttgcaaaGATATtacgcaatggcactgcctccggataccgggttgcgtaatccatgaggactaacacaaagcggtatccgcgtgcgctccggtgaaacggcccgattaaatccatgccgacgcgctcgaacggaacctccaccaacggtagcggccgtaGCGCGGCACGCGGTATGGccggtgaattaaccaattgacactccgggcaggacgcgcaccagcggcgcgcgtccgcccggatgcctggccaataaaatcgggccattatccggtctagtgttttcccgtatcccatgtgacccgccatcggattatagtgagccgcctggaaaatcatttcccggcggcttttcggcaccagcaactgggtgttttcctgccccgttcgagtgtcacgactcactctatacagtctgtccctaatcaatgagaagtgcgggtacgaccgtgctgtgtcagggcgcaccaaattaCCATCAATtcgtatcacttggtcgtaggctgagcgtagagtatcgtcacgagactgctcgagtggaaaatcttccatggagcggaactcgggaaccgccggagtctcctccatggagcggaactcgggaaccgccggagtctcctccGGAGGCTCCggcggttccccctctcccccggcggcgtcggacgacctcgcgtcaccgctgagcacagcacacataccgcatgtccccgtcggtcgtgaacgcacccccgcagcctgccccattagcgtgttaaatccctcccaatccgttcccaaaattacgggtgcgtcaggtgggagctaaccgcaacctttatcctatattttctccccctgaacctaagttcaacgggcactataggatactcgtcaatatccccgtgcacacacctaattttcatccgcgacgcttctaccaatgcccctggccgaaccaggctctggtgtatcatggactgcgaacagcccgaatccaccatcgcctggcgtgtacccccctggattcttaccggaacgcggtacgtcgctcccgggccgggggagggtgatggagcgccggcaacccggatcacctgccccacctccatcagcgggcactccctccgcaggtggccgggctgcccgcacctccagcactcctgccctgacgtttgagaacctcctggcgggtcaggaagggtgccggggcttgctggggtcggggggtcccggtgtagggCCGTCGGCgcccgccgtggggccggtatgggccgccccgcggtcggctgctggctccatccctgtGGCGTGGCTGCTCCTTGGATTGAtggcggcgcgccctcccggtcgCCCCGCCCactggggtgcaccgccaggtggtcctcggccagggtggtggctgcctccagcgtctgtgggcggtggtaccggacccacgctgCCGTgggggccgggagcccctccacaaactgctccagcaccaccttctccacgaccTCCGATGCCGTTCCTTCCCCgttcggccggagccacctggcagCCTGGCGCTCCGGAATcgccgcctgtggtcctcgggcagcagtcccagccggtcgaccacggccttccgcatcgctgggtagtcccgccgggccgccgggggaagCCCCATGGCTGCCGTCTGCGCCTACCCggtcagcagcgggagcagcctaacggcccattcccccccccagccatccgcacgcctccgccgttgcctcgaaggcttccaggaacgcctgggggtcgtcctccgccgtcatgcggtggagggtcaggcttgcCATTGCTGATGgtcccggtggtggtggtgatggtcccgaccgctccaccaattgctccagcgcctgggcctgcctccccacctgggcctggagcatccCCATAAACTGCCGGTTCGCCTCCGCGTGTTCCCTCTGCATCGCCGCCAGCTCTCCCATCATTTGCCCCAGCGCGAGCACTGGTTGGGTCGGCATACCCTGCTGCCCCTCGTCTGTCAtcctccgccgagttgggcgccactgtacgccGTGGGTGCGTGGGGGCTACAGACAAGGCACAGGACCTCAGGAAGGCGGGtttcaaatgcttttatttttgtctctgcCACAATGCGCCGGTATCCCGCTCGCTCGTTCGGGGTCgcacctcctcgctcgcccgcctcactgttattatgggggcgagaggacacacgttaattcaacccagctggttgtcaagtgtttgcacctggcactgttccccgagccactccccctctctctcccactgcagccgagccaaaaccacgcccgccaccacaacagtgtgagagcatctcagtatacaatgtgagagaatctcagttacaccggaaggcatctcagttacaccggaaggcggaagcaaagagcgctgattttgaacagcgcaatgcgccaatcatacgcccttccttcatatgccttgaagtccgagctcgcccgtccaagtttataaatactaccatattcaagggacggaatgtcattttaggacgttttcaggcgagaaattcggtgtttaagcaacatttctgcggtcggtttgttaacattcagccatcgtaaaaaattccatggaggatgtcggagacgtgaggcgtagttaacgggaccatctgttgcccccagcaccgggcggtcagcctcatctcacaccgcagacagcagcctgttctcggccagacttccgtgaaatgctccgcttcgatccacttttccgtagcggttatatatacgatagtataactaggatgagtgttcataacctctaatctgagactggtgtttgtttaatggctaatttgcgagcagagtttaaattcataaccttaataaactatacgtaaactatactgtatccatagtgtgcgcgcttattgtactgtctatcattgtggaataaaactaaccgtgtctttattaaaggtcttgtggggagaccgtcatggaaaccggcagcaggggatcagcttcaaagcgaaggataataatcgattaaataatacattaaaatccaaatattaatgaatatttctattgtaagatccactcgtgtctccactacggaaaagtagatacaatgtagggtgaccatatccataacaccataaaaaaggacaatatttcgtgaggctctaaatcaggggtgtcaaagtcgtttcaggttagcgggggtggcgcggacgttacggccagagaggggggggggcgacagttttcccagcgcacctccaaaaaaaggaggacaaatacgcgtcagggcattgcaaatcaggacggtccaacatccccctaatacaagtagtcaatttcacagaagtctggccgagaacagacTGCTGTCTGCGgtgtgagatgaggctgaccgcccggtgctgagggcatcagatggtcccgttaactacgcctcacgtctccgacatcctccattgAATTTTTTACGTTGGCTGAATGTTAActaaccgaccgcagaaatgttgcttaaacacctaatttctcgcctgaaaacgtcctagaatgacattccgtcccttaaatatggtagtatttataaacttggacgggcaagctcggacttcaaggcatatgaaggaagggcgtatgattggcgcattgcgctgttcaaaatcagcgctctttgcctcagagtgtctcagtagtgtgtgtgagagtgtctcaatagtgtgtgtgagagtgtctcaatagtgtgtgtgagagtgtctcaatagtgtgtgtgagagtgtctcagtagtgtgtgtgagtgtgtctcagtagtgtgtgtgagagtgtctcaatagtgtgtgtgagagtgtctcaatagtgtgtgtgagagtgtctcagtagtgtgtgtgagtgtgtctcagtagtgtgtgtgagtgttgagtgtctcagtagagtgtgtgagagtgtctcagtagtgtgtgtgagagtgtctcagtagtgtgtgtgagagtgttgagtgtctcagtagtgtgtgtgagagtgtctcagtagtgtgtgtgagagtgtctcagtagttaagtcctaaacggcccctcataggaACAAGGTCAGACTGCTGAACTACAGAAATACTTCACCATCAATAAACTGAAGAGATAGATGGATGAAGTTGCTGAATGATTTCAGTTGTAACTGATCGCTTAATAACCAAATCCAACACGGTTCATAGCTTATCTATTCATACAGTGTTAAAGGAATAATGGCAGAGATTCGTAGGTTATTTCTGAAattatgaaataaattaaagttaCCACTACCATTCAGGGATAATTGTCTGTTTATGTTGGACACGAAGCATGAACGGTTTGGCTTTGCCATATTATTCCATTCCAGTGGAATAATAGTGCCAATAAATAGCTTCATAATGAAAACAAGACCACTGCAGGCTGCAAAAAGTAATTCATGAAAAGTGTGCTTCATCCTGAGGGAGGTTTTAATGTGTTTGGTAAAATCCATGACAGTCTATTCATAATTTTTGAGACAATTCCTAAAACTCATAGACAGGGCTTCACCAAAATAGTTAGGATGATCATCTGGGAACTATGAATGTTTGTAGATCTAAAATCTAAAAGTTTTTTTCAATGTAGACGTAAAGACTATAGCGAGTACTCCATTGTCATGTGAAATATATCATAAAATGATATTCTTTGGTCTGTGATGGTCTACTGAAAGTGTGTCCACTCAGAAAGAGTTAATATTGATTGATACATACTGTTGTCTGGCCAACAGAAGCGTGCTGGTAGTCCAGATGTGATTCCATCTTTTGCTTTGAGAATCATTGCATCGTTGTTTACCTTCAGGTGACATTTTAAGTCATTACTGCAACAAACAAAAGTTGGAATTAAAATGAAGCCCTAAAGGAAAATGTCTATGTTTTGAGTTTTATAAAAATATCTGACTGAAATTAATCAGATTTTctaattagaaaaaaatgtttgagtacctgacaaaagagaagaaggtGCAGACTGTGTGAGCAGAGCACAGATTCTGACAGTGTCCAGGGGAGGCAGCAAGAAGAACCAAAACGTCATTTCCTGGGATGTCGGTGTTTGGAAAAAGCTTTCCCTGACATACTGAACAAAACATTGGTAACACATTAGGAGAACAACCATTGCTTCTTCAGACTTTATTCCAAATGCTTTCGCTATGATTGTTTTTGTACCTGGTTTGCCCTCTTGAAATGTTCCTACTTTGTTGGAGAATCCAGACACTACATcagcttttctttcaacaattgGAAGTGTTGGCACTGACCAGCTGAATTTAAGGTAGCACTTGtacctaaaacaaaaaaggaaattgcaTATTCAGGTAATTGTGGAGTCTTTGTCACCGCCCTGGTGTTGTAGGAGAAAAGCATCCTCATTGTTGTCTGAATTAAACCAACTGTCTACAACAATCAGCCAATACAGATACAGAACCGATTCATTCAATTTCACCAGTAGTTTGACATTGGTAAATGGAGTTTTACCTGTAATTGTCTGGTGTGAAGACTTCAtttagaaaagagaaaaactgacAGGCAGGGTCCTGCGTGCAGGCCCTGCGACACTCGTCAGCATCTTCTGTGAAGAAGGTTTTGTAGTCAGCACCTGGGAAGTCCAGGCCCGGGTACAGCTGAGGCAGACAAGGCtctggcagacagagagagtgaaggAGAGTGTGTCATGGATCAATAATTAACAAACCAATTTAGAAATGCAATGGACTATTACCATTTGATTAGGGTACTAACACAATATAACATGTTACTCAATTTAAGATTTGAAAAGACCAACAACATTAATGTGATATTCCACACAATCTTATAatatttcttaaaataaatatttcataaccCGGTTAATTCCACTCTCAATATTGCAACTGGTCTGCATACCAGTTCTGAATAATTGTGAGCCTACTTGGATCTGGGCTGCAGGGTTTGAGAGAAAATCCAGAGGTGATCCCCTGCTCCGAAGTCTGCACATTGGGTTCTCCAGAGGAACTGGTCTTGAGGTAGCAGTAGAAGTTactgcagagaaacacagaggttttgtgtttgtgtttctttgactTCATCAGTGTAAGTATTCAGTGGCATCTAGTGGTGGGGTTGCATATTCAAACCAACTGTACACCCCTTAGCTCACCCTTCCCTTCCAAACGTATTCAAGAACCGGTGGCATTCGGGTATCgtaaaaacaagacaagaacctgCGACTAACGAGTGTCTGGGTGTTTTTACAAGATGGCGGTGTAACATGACATACTCTTGGTAGAGGTGTAGCTGTCTATGTATAAGTAACCAATTAGATcgaagataatgatgaaatgtgattctTAGTTTCAGGTAATTATGCACAAAATTAAAATATGGTTATAATATTTACAATTTGTGCAAATAGACTACCCTACACATCTAAAACTTTAAAATTTGTAAAAGTAAAACTGAAGACGAATGTGTATGATCCCTGGTAAAGTTATCAAGAAATAGTAAGGCTATAATTGACATAAGAAAATCGTCATTTTGAAAGATAATCCCTCTAATCAACGCCTGCAAAAGACTTAAATAGATTAGAATATAACGAATTAAGTGCATATTTTGAAATACATAATCACAATTAAAAGTTTACTgcgttcaaatattttttactaAATTCTACTAGTGTATGGTAGTTCTTAGTTAAAATAACGTTTTACTACATTTCTTGCAGTAGGTTGGAATTTGTTATTGTGGTGCCTTTTCTGATTCCAAAATCTATTTTCACAGTCCGGTTTTAGGAAAACGATTACTTTGGTACACTCCTTGTTCCCCTAAGAAGTATTGCTTGTTAAAGTGTGTTAAACTGCTTGTTCTGTACCTGTTGTCTCGGGTCCAGTCAGCacgaagaaaggaaaagaagagacaggcTGGGTGCTGGGTGCAAAGTTGCTGACAGTGATCAACATCGGGAGAGAAGACAAATTGGATGTCTGATCCAGGAAAATCTACATCCTCCAGAAGCTGTGGTCTACATTCTAATGAAATGGAAAACAGAAATATACTCATACAGTACATCCTACTACATATAAGTGGTGAAATTTCAATACTTCACTGTATTACCTTGACCAAGGGAGAGGTTGCAGAGAGACAGCAGAATCCCTAAAATCAAATGTGTTTCCATCTTCAGTTCTGAGTTCTGAGTTGAGGAAGGGttcctgaaaaaaaaggtttgtcaaCTTTTTCTTACTTTAGGATATTCAATTTAATCAAAACTTTTACTTTTAGTAATAGCTTATTTGAGTGAGACTGAAACATTGCTAGTCCCGTAGAATGCTAGTAGTTCAATGCACTTTACTCCCATTATGAAGGACTAAACAGGTCATTAAGGTACTGATGATACTAAGTATTGGCTCCAAAACAAACACTGATTTAAGAAACCTACTGTGGTTTTCGTATGAAAATCTGGAAAGTTCAGTTTGTGCAGTGTGATGCTACCACTTGGACTTGAAAATATTGTCGTAACACTCTTAAAGGGACACCTTTTGAGGACTACtgtggagccaaatccaggtcaaaagttttgttcattcgaGAAGTGAACTTGAAAgtttatgttttgttgttgaacattgaaaaatacaacactgtattcaaaataaaattcaggTTCAAAATGTTATTGCGCGTTGAGATCTCACATATAGACTTTTGACCCAGATGTGGCGTAGGGGACGCCTCTGTctgaatgtgaagaaaaaagatCTGAACgcgaaaaaaagttttgaacctgaaaatttaaaatctgcaaccgaaaaatataatacagtgaatatcaaaaaaacaaatacaagcgaagaatgaaaaaatatatttcattcaaaaaaagaataaaactgagtcaaaactatattcaacccgaaATAT
This genomic interval from Pungitius pungitius chromosome 17, fPunPun2.1, whole genome shotgun sequence contains the following:
- the LOC119219647 gene encoding plasma kallikrein-like isoform X3, producing the protein MKTHFILGVLLSICSLSLSQECREQLLEDVDFSGSDIQTVISPDVDHCQQLCTQHPACLFFTYLPAEWTQDNRNFFCLLKSSSSGEPEVKTPVQGVTSGFSLKPCRPDPKPCLPQLYPGLDFPGADYKTFFTEDADECRRACTQDPACQFFSFLNEVFTPDNYRYKCYLKFSWSVPTLPIVERKADVVSGFSNKVGTFQEGKPVCQGKLFPNTDIPGNDVLVLLAASPGHCQNLCSAHTVCTFFSFVSNDLKCHLKVNNDAMILKAKDGITSGLPARFCWPDNSWVNVALEGVDFRDSDIRNELTDDAASCQRTCNEDPNCQFYTYFRSYCYLKRAITMPAPLRVTKRANIVSGFQLRNCV
- the LOC119219647 gene encoding coagulation factor XI-like isoform X2, which codes for METHLILGILLSLCNLSLGQECRPQLLEDVDFPGSDIQFVFSPDVDHCQQLCTQHPACLFFSFLRADWTRDNSNFYCYLKTSSSGEPNVQTSEQGITSGFSLKPCSPDPKPCLPQLYPGLDFPGADYKTFFTEDADECRRACTQDPACQFFSFLNEVFTPDNYRYKCYLKFSWSVPTLPIVERKADVVSGFSNKVGTFQEGKPVCQGKLFPNTDIPGNDVLVLLAASPGHCQNLCSAHTVCTFFSFVSNDLKCHLKVNNDAMILKAKDGITSGLPARFCWPDNNRRIGQGVGGRFVPGGRGGRPPRGLHQPETIGEGGQYGGEGVPGHPVGGGLPALLPPGTPIHPLFGPRPAPMAPPHEGY